The following coding sequences are from one Ctenopharyngodon idella isolate HZGC_01 chromosome 17, HZGC01, whole genome shotgun sequence window:
- the LOC127498184 gene encoding uncharacterized protein LOC127498184 isoform X6, with protein sequence MGNGVQELTGTDSDRDITPPFRKARPRGVNGTDREGGWVHWRPVGRREWGLQCRSRNSGSHGGSGATGSHGGSGATGSHGGSGATGSHGGSGATGSHGGSGVSGGHGRSGGLGAHGRSGGLGAHGRSGGLGDHGRSGGLGDHGRSGSVAGHSSSQAVEGRGRVRSPPASSSNSEAADDRGRAGSPPTSSPPSGIWPPPKKFLGNSTEAVAVSWVRSSGGAGRARSSGGAGRARSSGGAGRARSSGGAGRARSSGGAGRARSLVPASVAVSGRADCSGTAAGCSGTAADCSGTAAGCSGMASGPTAGSGKASGP encoded by the exons atgggaaatggagtccaggaactgacaggaacagacagtgatcgtgacataacgccccccttccggaaggcgcgtcctcgcggcgtaaatggcacagatagggagggggggtgggtacattggagacctgttggcagacgggaatggggtctccaatgcaggtccaggaactcgggcagccacggcgggtcaggtgccacgggcagccacggcgggtcaggtgccacgggcagccacggcgggtcaggtgccacgggcagccacggcgggtcaggtgccacgggcagccacggcgg gtcaggagtgtcgggaggccacggcaggtcaggtggcttgggcgcccacggcaggtcaggtggcttgggcgcccacggcaggtcaggtggcttgggcgaccacggcaggtcaggtggcttgggcgaccacggcaggtcagggtccgtagctggccacagcagttcacaggcggttgaaggccgtgggcgtgtaaggtccccacccgcaagctcaagcaattcggaggccgctgatgatcgcggccgtgcagggtccccacccacaagctccccaccctcaggtatatggcccccccccaaaaagttcttggggaattcaacggaggccgtggcggtttcgtgggtaaggagctcgggtggcgccggcagggcgaggagttcgggtggcgccggcagggcgaggagctcgggtggcgccggcagggcgaggagctcgggtggcgccggcagggcgaggagctcgggtggcgccggcagggcgaggagcttgGTGCCGGCCTCCGTGGCtgtatcaggaagagcggattgctctgggacggcagcgggctgctctgggacggcagcggactgctctgggacggcagcgggctgctctgggatggcctccgggcctacagcgggctctgggaaggcctccgggccttga
- the LOC127498184 gene encoding PE-PGRS family protein PE_PGRS5-like isoform X7: MGNGVQELTGTDSDRDITPPFRKARPRGVNGTDREGGWVHWRPVGRREWGLQCRSRNSGSHGGSGATGSHGGSGATGSHGGSGATGSHGGSGATGSHGGSGATGSHGGSGATGSHGGSGATGSHGGSGGLGDHGRSGSVAGHSSSQAVEGRGRVRSPPASSSNSEAADDRGRAGSPPTSSPPSGIWPPPKKFLGNSTEAVAVSWVRSSGGAGRARSSGGAGRARSSGGAGRARSSGGAGRARSSGGAGRARSLVPASVAVSGRADCSGTAAGCSGTAADCSGTAAGCSGMASGPTAGSGKASGP, from the exons atgggaaatggagtccaggaactgacaggaacagacagtgatcgtgacataacgccccccttccggaaggcgcgtcctcgcggcgtaaatggcacagatagggagggggggtgggtacattggagacctgttggcagacgggaatggggtctccaatgcaggtccaggaactcgggcagccacggcgggtcaggtgccacgggcagccacggcgggtcaggtgccacgggcagccacggcgggtcaggtgccacgggcagccacggcgggtcaggtgccacgggcagccacggcgggtcaggtgccacgggcagccacggcgggtcaggtgccacgggcagccacggcgggtcaggtgccacgggcagccacggcgg gtcaggtggcttgggcgaccacggcaggtcagggtccgtagctggccacagcagttcacaggcggttgaaggccgtgggcgtgtaaggtccccacccgcaagctcaagcaattcggaggccgctgatgatcgcggccgtgcagggtccccacccacaagctccccaccctcaggtatatggcccccccccaaaaagttcttggggaattcaacggaggccgtggcggtttcgtgggtaaggagctcgggtggcgccggcagggcgaggagttcgggtggcgccggcagggcgaggagctcgggtggcgccggcagggcgaggagctcgggtggcgccggcagggcgaggagctcgggtggcgccggcagggcgaggagcttgGTGCCGGCCTCCGTGGCtgtatcaggaagagcggattgctctgggacggcagcgggctgctctgggacggcagcggactgctctgggacggcagcgggctgctctgggatggcctccgggcctacagcgggctctgggaaggcctccgggccttga
- the LOC127498184 gene encoding keratin, type I cytoskeletal 9-like isoform X4 — protein MGNGVQELTGTDSDRDITPPFRKARPRGVNGTDREGGWVHWRPVGRREWGLQCRSRNSGSHGGSGATGSHGGSGATGSHGGSGATGSHGGSGATGSHGGSGATGSHGGSGATGSHGGSGATGSHGGSGVSGGHGRSGGLGAHGRSGGLGDHGRSGSVAGHSSSQAVEGRGRVRSPPASSSNSEAADDRGRAGSPPTSSPPSGIWPPPKKFLGNSTEAVAVSWVRSSGGAGRARSSGGAGRARSSGGAGRARSSGGAGRARSSGGAGRARSLVPASVAVSGRADCSGTAAGCSGTAADCSGTAAGCSGMASGPTAGSGKASGP, from the exons atgggaaatggagtccaggaactgacaggaacagacagtgatcgtgacataacgccccccttccggaaggcgcgtcctcgcggcgtaaatggcacagatagggagggggggtgggtacattggagacctgttggcagacgggaatggggtctccaatgcaggtccaggaactcgggcagccacggcgggtcaggtgccacgggcagccacggcgggtcaggtgccacgggcagccacggcgggtcaggtgccacgggcagccacggcgggtcaggtgccacgggcagccacggcgggtcaggtgccacgggcagccacggcgggtcaggtgccacgggcagccacggcgggtcaggtgccacgggcagccacggcgg gtcaggagtgtcgggaggccacggcaggtcaggtggcttgggcgcccacggcag gtcaggtggcttgggcgaccacggcaggtcagggtccgtagctggccacagcagttcacaggcggttgaaggccgtgggcgtgtaaggtccccacccgcaagctcaagcaattcggaggccgctgatgatcgcggccgtgcagggtccccacccacaagctccccaccctcaggtatatggcccccccccaaaaagttcttggggaattcaacggaggccgtggcggtttcgtgggtaaggagctcgggtggcgccggcagggcgaggagttcgggtggcgccggcagggcgaggagctcgggtggcgccggcagggcgaggagctcgggtggcgccggcagggcgaggagctcgggtggcgccggcagggcgaggagcttgGTGCCGGCCTCCGTGGCtgtatcaggaagagcggattgctctgggacggcagcgggctgctctgggacggcagcggactgctctgggacggcagcgggctgctctgggatggcctccgggcctacagcgggctctgggaaggcctccgggccttga
- the LOC127498184 gene encoding PE-PGRS family protein PE_PGRS16-like isoform X2 — MGNGVQELTGTDSDRDITPPFRKARPRGVNGTDREGGWVHWRPVGRREWGLQCRSRNSGSHGGSGATGSHGGSGATGSHGGSGATGSHGGSGATGSHGGSGATGSHGGSGATGSHGGSGATGSHGGSGVSGGHGRSGGLGAHGRSGGLGAHGRSGGLGDHGRSGGLGDHGRSGSVAGHSSSQAVEGRGRVRSPPASSSNSEAADDRGRAGSPPTSSPPSGIWPPPKKFLGNSTEAVAVSWVRSSGGAGRARSSGGAGRARSSGGAGRARSSGGAGRARSSGGAGRARSLVPASVAVSGRADCSGTAAGCSGTAADCSGTAAGCSGMASGPTAGSGKASGP, encoded by the exons atgggaaatggagtccaggaactgacaggaacagacagtgatcgtgacataacgccccccttccggaaggcgcgtcctcgcggcgtaaatggcacagatagggagggggggtgggtacattggagacctgttggcagacgggaatggggtctccaatgcaggtccaggaactcgggcagccacggcgggtcaggtgccacgggcagccacggcgggtcaggtgccacgggcagccacggcgggtcaggtgccacgggcagccacggcgggtcaggtgccacgggcagccacggcgggtcaggtgccacgggcagccacggcgggtcaggtgccacgggcagccacggcgggtcaggtgccacgggcagccacggcgg gtcaggagtgtcgggaggccacggcaggtcaggtggcttgggcgcccacggcaggtcaggtggcttgggcgcccacggcaggtcaggtggcttgggcgaccacggcaggtcaggtggcttgggcgaccacggcaggtcagggtccgtagctggccacagcagttcacaggcggttgaaggccgtgggcgtgtaaggtccccacccgcaagctcaagcaattcggaggccgctgatgatcgcggccgtgcagggtccccacccacaagctccccaccctcaggtatatggcccccccccaaaaagttcttggggaattcaacggaggccgtggcggtttcgtgggtaaggagctcgggtggcgccggcagggcgaggagttcgggtggcgccggcagggcgaggagctcgggtggcgccggcagggcgaggagctcgggtggcgccggcagggcgaggagctcgggtggcgccggcagggcgaggagcttgGTGCCGGCCTCCGTGGCtgtatcaggaagagcggattgctctgggacggcagcgggctgctctgggacggcagcggactgctctgggacggcagcgggctgctctgggatggcctccgggcctacagcgggctctgggaaggcctccgggccttga
- the LOC127498184 gene encoding PE-PGRS family protein PE_PGRS16-like isoform X3, translating to MGNGVQELTGTDSDRDITPPFRKARPRGVNGTDREGGWVHWRPVGRREWGLQCRSRNSGSHGGSGATGSHGGSGATGSHGGSGATGSHGGSGATGSHGGSGATGSHGGSGATGSHGGSGVSGGHGRSGGLGAHGRSGGLGAHGRSGGLGDHGRSGGLGDHGRSGSVAGHSSSQAVEGRGRVRSPPASSSNSEAADDRGRAGSPPTSSPPSGIWPPPKKFLGNSTEAVAVSWVRSSGGAGRARSSGGAGRARSSGGAGRARSSGGAGRARSSGGAGRARSLVPASVAVSGRADCSGTAAGCSGTAADCSGTAAGCSGMASGPTAGSGKASGP from the exons atgggaaatggagtccaggaactgacaggaacagacagtgatcgtgacataacgccccccttccggaaggcgcgtcctcgcggcgtaaatggcacagatagggagggggggtgggtacattggagacctgttggcagacgggaatggggtctccaatgcaggtccaggaactcgggcagccacggcgggtcaggtgccacgggcagccacggcgggtcaggtgccacgggcagccacggcgggtcaggtgccacgggcagccacggcgggtcaggtgccacgggcagccacggcgggtcaggtgccacgggcagccacggcgggtcaggtgccacgggcagccacggcgg gtcaggagtgtcgggaggccacggcaggtcaggtggcttgggcgcccacggcaggtcaggtggcttgggcgcccacggcaggtcaggtggcttgggcgaccacggcaggtcaggtggcttgggcgaccacggcaggtcagggtccgtagctggccacagcagttcacaggcggttgaaggccgtgggcgtgtaaggtccccacccgcaagctcaagcaattcggaggccgctgatgatcgcggccgtgcagggtccccacccacaagctccccaccctcaggtatatggcccccccccaaaaagttcttggggaattcaacggaggccgtggcggtttcgtgggtaaggagctcgggtggcgccggcagggcgaggagttcgggtggcgccggcagggcgaggagctcgggtggcgccggcagggcgaggagctcgggtggcgccggcagggcgaggagctcgggtggcgccggcagggcgaggagcttgGTGCCGGCCTCCGTGGCtgtatcaggaagagcggattgctctgggacggcagcgggctgctctgggacggcagcggactgctctgggacggcagcgggctgctctgggatggcctccgggcctacagcgggctctgggaaggcctccgggccttga
- the LOC127498184 gene encoding PE-PGRS family protein PE_PGRS16-like isoform X5: MGNGVQELTGTDSDRDITPPFRKARPRGVNGTDREGGWVHWRPVGRREWGLQCRSRNSGSHGGSGATGSHGGSGATGSHGGSGATGSHGGSGATGSHGGSGATGSHGGSGVSGGHGRSGGLGAHGRSGGLGAHGRSGGLGDHGRSGGLGDHGRSGSVAGHSSSQAVEGRGRVRSPPASSSNSEAADDRGRAGSPPTSSPPSGIWPPPKKFLGNSTEAVAVSWVRSSGGAGRARSSGGAGRARSSGGAGRARSSGGAGRARSSGGAGRARSLVPASVAVSGRADCSGTAAGCSGTAADCSGTAAGCSGMASGPTAGSGKASGP, translated from the exons atgggaaatggagtccaggaactgacaggaacagacagtgatcgtgacataacgccccccttccggaaggcgcgtcctcgcggcgtaaatggcacagatagggagggggggtgggtacattggagacctgttggcagacgggaatggggtctccaatgcaggtccaggaactcgggcagccacggcgggtcaggtgccacgggcagccacggcgggtcaggtgccacgggcagccacggcgggtcaggtgccacgggcagccacggcgggtcaggtgccacgggcagccacggcgggtcaggtgccacgggcagccacggcgg gtcaggagtgtcgggaggccacggcaggtcaggtggcttgggcgcccacggcaggtcaggtggcttgggcgcccacggcaggtcaggtggcttgggcgaccacggcaggtcaggtggcttgggcgaccacggcaggtcagggtccgtagctggccacagcagttcacaggcggttgaaggccgtgggcgtgtaaggtccccacccgcaagctcaagcaattcggaggccgctgatgatcgcggccgtgcagggtccccacccacaagctccccaccctcaggtatatggcccccccccaaaaagttcttggggaattcaacggaggccgtggcggtttcgtgggtaaggagctcgggtggcgccggcagggcgaggagttcgggtggcgccggcagggcgaggagctcgggtggcgccggcagggcgaggagctcgggtggcgccggcagggcgaggagctcgggtggcgccggcagggcgaggagcttgGTGCCGGCCTCCGTGGCtgtatcaggaagagcggattgctctgggacggcagcgggctgctctgggacggcagcggactgctctgggacggcagcgggctgctctgggatggcctccgggcctacagcgggctctgggaaggcctccgggccttga
- the LOC127498184 gene encoding PE-PGRS family protein PE_PGRS16-like isoform X8 — translation MGNGVQELTGTDSDRDITPPFRKARPRGVNGTDREGGWVHWRPVGRREWGLQCRSRNSGSHGGSGATGSHGGSGATGSHGGSGATGSHGGSGVSGGHGRSGGLGAHGRSGGLGAHGRSGGLGDHGRSGGLGDHGRSGSVAGHSSSQAVEGRGRVRSPPASSSNSEAADDRGRAGSPPTSSPPSGIWPPPKKFLGNSTEAVAVSWVRSSGGAGRARSSGGAGRARSSGGAGRARSSGGAGRARSSGGAGRARSLVPASVAVSGRADCSGTAAGCSGTAADCSGTAAGCSGMASGPTAGSGKASGP, via the exons atgggaaatggagtccaggaactgacaggaacagacagtgatcgtgacataacgccccccttccggaaggcgcgtcctcgcggcgtaaatggcacagatagggagggggggtgggtacattggagacctgttggcagacgggaatggggtctccaatgcaggtccaggaactcgggcagccacggcgggtcaggtgccacgggcagccacggcgggtcaggtgccacgggcagccacggcgggtcaggtgccacgggcagccacggcgg gtcaggagtgtcgggaggccacggcaggtcaggtggcttgggcgcccacggcaggtcaggtggcttgggcgcccacggcaggtcaggtggcttgggcgaccacggcaggtcaggtggcttgggcgaccacggcaggtcagggtccgtagctggccacagcagttcacaggcggttgaaggccgtgggcgtgtaaggtccccacccgcaagctcaagcaattcggaggccgctgatgatcgcggccgtgcagggtccccacccacaagctccccaccctcaggtatatggcccccccccaaaaagttcttggggaattcaacggaggccgtggcggtttcgtgggtaaggagctcgggtggcgccggcagggcgaggagttcgggtggcgccggcagggcgaggagctcgggtggcgccggcagggcgaggagctcgggtggcgccggcagggcgaggagctcgggtggcgccggcagggcgaggagcttgGTGCCGGCCTCCGTGGCtgtatcaggaagagcggattgctctgggacggcagcgggctgctctgggacggcagcggactgctctgggacggcagcgggctgctctgggatggcctccgggcctacagcgggctctgggaaggcctccgggccttga
- the LOC127498184 gene encoding PE-PGRS family protein PE_PGRS16-like isoform X1, producing the protein MGNGVQELTGTDSDRDITPPFRKARPRGVNGTDREGGWVHWRPVGRREWGLQCRSRNSGSHGGSGATGSHGGSGATGSHGGSGATGSHGGSGATGSHGGSGATGSHGGSGATGSHGGSGATGSHGGSGATGSHGVSGGHGRSGVSGGHGRSGGLGAHGRSGGLGDHGRSGGLGDHGRSGSVAGHSSSQAVEGRGRVRSPPASSSNSEAADDRGRAGSPPTSSPPSGIWPPPKKFLGNSTEAVAVSWVRSSGGAGRARSSGGAGRARSSGGAGRARSSGGAGRARSSGGAGRARSLVPASVAVSGRADCSGTAAGCSGTAADCSGTAAGCSGMASGPTAGSGKASGP; encoded by the exons atgggaaatggagtccaggaactgacaggaacagacagtgatcgtgacataacgccccccttccggaaggcgcgtcctcgcggcgtaaatggcacagatagggagggggggtgggtacattggagacctgttggcagacgggaatggggtctccaatgcaggtccaggaactcgggcagccacggcgggtcaggtgccacgggcagccacggcgggtcaggtgccacgggcagccacggcgggtcaggtgccacgggcagccacggcgggtcaggtgccacgggcagccacggcgggtcaggtgccacgggcagccacggcgggtcaggtgccacgggcagccacggcgggtcaggtgccacgggcagccacggcgggtcaggtgccacgggcagccacggcgtgtcgggaggccacggcaggtcaggagtgtcgggaggccacggcag gtcaggtggcttgggcgcccacggcaggtcaggtggcttgggcgaccacggcaggtcaggtggcttgggcgaccacggcaggtcagggtccgtagctggccacagcagttcacaggcggttgaaggccgtgggcgtgtaaggtccccacccgcaagctcaagcaattcggaggccgctgatgatcgcggccgtgcagggtccccacccacaagctccccaccctcaggtatatggcccccccccaaaaagttcttggggaattcaacggaggccgtggcggtttcgtgggtaaggagctcgggtggcgccggcagggcgaggagttcgggtggcgccggcagggcgaggagctcgggtggcgccggcagggcgaggagctcgggtggcgccggcagggcgaggagctcgggtggcgccggcagggcgaggagcttgGTGCCGGCCTCCGTGGCtgtatcaggaagagcggattgctctgggacggcagcgggctgctctgggacggcagcggactgctctgggacggcagcgggctgctctgggatggcctccgggcctacagcgggctctgggaaggcctccgggccttga